From one Delphinus delphis chromosome 21, mDelDel1.2, whole genome shotgun sequence genomic stretch:
- the LOC132417729 gene encoding syncytin-1-like, with translation MEAPVVPRGYTHMQDCGGITAYLVQAYRVTGASQSWQCYHKPKPLPPRATCPCSTFQESMHSMCYSSYQQCIGANNKTYFTAILQNNKSPTISEGNKYLQAGCTGTPGTPVCWNTRAPIHMSDGGGPQHMMRQVKTQRQIEEVYQHLYPQLSYHPLILPKVNPSELDPQTMSILEATFALLNSTNPNLAQDCWLCLPQGPPRPIAIPTFANLDINERCNPTSLPEPFLIQFSKFSTTFNTSCFVKNDSLSNASIDLGILSSTGCSQYIPVNNSLCSPNTTVFVCGNNLAYTYLPPNWTEVCTLATLLPNVDLISGDTPLPIPSFDLWAGRTKRAITVIPLLVGLGITGAVATGSTGLGVSLHSYNQLSRQLIEDVETLSGTIQDLQDQLDSLAEVVLQNRRGLDLLTAEQGGICLALKEKCCFYANKSGIVRIKIHQLQEDLARRRQELADNPLWSGFHGMLPFLLPILGPLLCLLLLLTIGRCILSKVIDFVRERINTVQLMILRTQYQPCEASEIEETEP, from the coding sequence ATGGAGGCTCCTGTTGTTCCCCGAGGGTATACTCATATGCAGGACTGCGGGGGCATAACTGCATATCTTGTTCAGGCATATAGGGTTACCGGGGCCTCTCAAAGCTGGCAATGCTACCATAAGCCTAAGCCACTCCCCCCTCGAGCTACTTGCCCCTGTTCTACCTTCCAGGAATCAATGCATAGCATGTGCTATTCCTCTTACCAGCAATGTATAGGGGCCAATAACAAGACTTATTTCACAGCCATACTACAGAATAATAAAAGCCCCACCATTAGTGAGGGTAATAAATACCTTCAGGCTGGATGCACTGGCACCCCCGGGACCCCGGTATGCTGGAATACCAGGGCACCTATACACATGTCAGATGGAGGGGGGCCACAACATATGATGCGCCAGGTAAAGACCCAAAGACAAATAGAAGAGGTCTATCAGCATCTATACCCACAGCTCAGCTACCACCCCCTAATTCTCCCTAAGGTCAATCCCTCTGAACTGGACCCCCAGACCATGTCCATACTAGAAGCTACTTTTGCGCTTTTGAATAGCACCAACCCCAACTTAGCACAGGATTGCTGGCTCTGCCTTCCTCAAGGACCGCCCCGCCCTATAGCCATCCCCACCTTCGCCAATTTAGACATCAACGAACGATGTAACCCTACTTCACTCCCCGAGCCGTTCCtcatacaattttcaaaattttcaaccaCCTTTAATACCTCATGCTTTGTCAAGAACGATTCCCTCTCTAACGCCAGTATTGACTTGGGAATCCTTTCATCCACTGGATGTAGTCAATATATCCCCGTGAACAACTCCCTCTGTAGTCCTAATACCACTGTCTTTGTCTGTGGAAATAACCTAGCATACACCTATTTACCCCCGAACTGGACAGAGGTCTGCACCCTAGCCACCCTCCTCCCCAATGTAGACCTGATCTCGGGAGACACCCCATTGCCCATTCCCAGCTTTGACCTCTGGGCAGGGAGAACCAAACGAGCCATTACAGTCATACCCCTCCTGGTAGGATTAGGAATTACAGGAGCTGTGGCCACAGGGAGTACAGGTCTTGGGGTCTCCCTTCACTCCTATAATCAGCTGTCTAGGCAATTAATAGAAGATGTAGAAACTCTCTCTGGGACCATTCAGGACTTACAGGACCAATTAGATTCGCTGGCCGAGGTGGTCCTACAGAATAGGAGGGGCTTAGACTTGCTGACAGCTGAACAGGGTGGGATATGCCTCgccctaaaagaaaaatgttgtttcTATGCAAATAAATCAGGCATTGTAAGAATCAAGATccaccagctccaggaagacCTAGCTCGCCGCCGGCAAGAATTAGCGGATAATCCCCTTTGGTCAGGATTTCATGGGatgctccccttcctcctccccatcctgGGCCCTCTACtatgcctccttctcctcctcactaTAGGCCGCTGTATACTCAGTAAAGTCATCGATTTTGTTCGCGAAAGAATAAATACAGTCCAGCTAATGATATTAAGAACACAATATCAGCCTTGCGAGGCCTCAGAaattgaagaaactgagccttGA